A segment of the bacterium genome:
TGGTATGCGTAGATGTCGAACTCCGAGTTGCTACCGCGGTGGATCACGTTCAAAACGGGGACAAACCCGGCGCTAGAGAGTCGTGCTGCCGTGCGACGCTCCAGGTCGTTGGAGTCGAACTTGGACACCCACATCACCCCCGGGGGCTCTCTACCGAGCTGTGAACGCACTGCGGATGTTAGCACCCGGGGTCGCCCCGCCGCAAGAGGCGCTGCTCTCTGGCCTCCGCGCAGCCCGAGGTGGCTCTGGAACGCAACCTTCCGCGTCTTGGTCTGCGAGACCAAGCTGCAGCCTACCGCCCCGCCGCCTTGTCCATCACCTGCGCCACCTCATCCAGCGCCGGCTTGGGCTCCAGGCGGCCCGTGAACACCTTCCACAGCATCTGCTGCATCGCCAGCTCCACCGGCTGCCAGTTGATCAGCGGGAGGAACTTGCCGTCCGGCAGCAGGTCCACGAAGATCTTCCAGTCCGGGCTCTTCTGGAAGAAGTCCGAGTTGCCGACGGCCTTCTTCTCCGGCACCATCCCCAACTCGCAGAAGCGCTGCCGGTACTTGTCCTGGTACGCGAAGTCAATGAACTGGCGCGCCAGGGCCTGCTGCTTGCTGGCCTTGCTGAGCATCAGGTGGTCGGTGATGACCTGCGTGATGCGGCGGGGGTTGAAGGGCGGCTTGTTCGGCGCCAGCGGCAGCGGCGCGAGCGCGAACCGCAGCTTCGGGTCCGCGTGCCGCGCCGACGCCACCAGCCATGGGCCATTGGCGTGCATCGCCAGCTTGCCCTGGCCGAAGAACTCCTCCAGCTCCTTGCGCGACCACGAGGTCGGCTCGGGCTGGGTGACGTGCCACTGCCAGGCCAGGTCGCGGTAGAACGTCAGCGCCGCCACGCCAATGTCGGAGTTGATGGTGGCCCTGCCGCTCTCGTCGAAGAACTCCCCGCCGGCGCTCCAGAAGAAGAAGTAGAAGTTGTCGGTGCTCTCATAGGTCGTCTTGACGGGGATGCCCAGACCATAGGGGCCGCCCGGCAGGTTGACCGTGTGGGCGGTGTTGAGCAGCTCGGTCCAATCGCGGGGCGCTCGGAGCATCAGGTCTGTGCGGTAGAACAGCGCCTTGGTGGAGGTGGCCCACACGAGCCCGAGGGTGTGTCCCTGGTAGGTGGCCTTGTGCAGCAGCACCTCGTAGAACTCGGCCTGCTTCGCCTCTGGCATGTCGTCCACGTAGGGCACGAGATAGGGCGCGAACTCCGTCAGCCACATGTCGCACACGACCATCAGGTCCGGCCCGGTGCCGGTCTTGAGCCACTCGGCCATCCGGTCGTGGGCGTCGTCCCAGGAGTCGAACTGGAAGCGGACCTTGTCGCCGGGGTGGGCGGCCTCGAAGTCGGCGATGAGGTCGCGGTAGTACTGCTCCTCACCGGGCATCGCATACTTCCAGGCCTGGAAGGTGATCTCGGCAGCTTGCGCAGCGCCGAGCGCCATTGCCAGCAGACACAGGACGACAAGCGGTCGGCGGAGCATCGGGGCACCTCCGGGGAATGCTGTAGGATTCGGAGCCCGGCGGCGGATTCCTGCGTGGGGAGGGGGAGCGAGCGGCAGGATGAGGAGACGGGGAGGAGTCGTGGAGTGCCCCGAAGGGGCGAGGCCCCACGACTGACGCCCGGATGGCGCGACGGCCCGATGGTCGCGTGGGCGCGCGTGTCCCACGCGCGCAACCAGACGTGCGCCGCGCCTACCTCACCAGCTCACTCAGTGCGTAGATCGTGCGGTCGGGCACCGCCGGCGCGTCGGCCGGCAGGCCCCGCCGCCGGGCGTCGTGCCACACGCTGAAGATGCCCAGGGCCTGCGCCCCGAGGATGTCCCACGTCAGGTTGTCGCCGACCATCCAGGTCTCGTCCGGCCCCAGGCCCAGGCCCGCCAGGGCGCTCTCGAACGCCCGCCGGTCAGGCTTGCCGAAGCCCATCTCGCCCTCGATGCAGATCACGTCGAAGTATGGCTCCAGGTCGAAGCGCCGGAGCTTGGCGCGCTGCAGGTGGGATTGGCCGTTGGTGATGAGGGCCAGCCGGACCCCCCGGCGGCGCAGCTCGTCCAGCGTCTCGCGGGCCCCGGAGAAGAACCCGATGGCGGCATCGCGACGGACGCGGAAGCCCTCGGCCAGCTCGGCGGCCAGCGCCCGGTCATCCACCCCCAGGCCCTGCAGGCCCAGGTGCACCACCTCGGCCCGGGCCTCGTTCAGGCGCAGACGCCCGGCCCGGCTGCGCTCCGGATCGCGCCAGTACCAGCCACGCATTTCATCCAGCGTGCGGTGCAGCGTCCCGGCGTCCGTCCCGCAGCGCGCGGCGAAGGTC
Coding sequences within it:
- a CDS encoding sugar ABC transporter substrate-binding protein produces the protein MLRRPLVVLCLLAMALGAAQAAEITFQAWKYAMPGEEQYYRDLIADFEAAHPGDKVRFQFDSWDDAHDRMAEWLKTGTGPDLMVVCDMWLTEFAPYLVPYVDDMPEAKQAEFYEVLLHKATYQGHTLGLVWATSTKALFYRTDLMLRAPRDWTELLNTAHTVNLPGGPYGLGIPVKTTYESTDNFYFFFWSAGGEFFDESGRATINSDIGVAALTFYRDLAWQWHVTQPEPTSWSRKELEEFFGQGKLAMHANGPWLVASARHADPKLRFALAPLPLAPNKPPFNPRRITQVITDHLMLSKASKQQALARQFIDFAYQDKYRQRFCELGMVPEKKAVGNSDFFQKSPDWKIFVDLLPDGKFLPLINWQPVELAMQQMLWKVFTGRLEPKPALDEVAQVMDKAAGR
- a CDS encoding HAD-IA family hydrolase; protein product: MKPLPPLPPGLLLDLDDTILTYDVLSQEMWQRTCETFAARCGTDAGTLHRTLDEMRGWYWRDPERSRAGRLRLNEARAEVVHLGLQGLGVDDRALAAELAEGFRVRRDAAIGFFSGARETLDELRRRGVRLALITNGQSHLQRAKLRRFDLEPYFDVICIEGEMGFGKPDRRAFESALAGLGLGPDETWMVGDNLTWDILGAQALGIFSVWHDARRRGLPADAPAVPDRTIYALSELVR